A single region of the Amphiura filiformis chromosome 7, Afil_fr2py, whole genome shotgun sequence genome encodes:
- the LOC140157914 gene encoding BTB/POZ domain-containing protein 17-like: MAKPTKVDTIDENLQSKVAESTLDGKTAVLENLSRQLFVTGNYSDVTLVVAEKRYPAHKAILAASSPYFQRMFYGSFWKEGSSSEVTLVEIPSCEEAFETFLRYFYSGSVTVTNATVIPIVTLADKYDVQSLKNTCSKYMVNMLYNKGDFEAALGWVTFAEQMRMHVLQLKCYDMICFEFDKASYLTSWLLLSLEQILTILKRSDIVASNEFTVYQAVEKWLLGHTITVKEVRSVLSHIRFKNMTVDHLCQVEKSQLVSLDVCKENHLLALCLSRAFRYLAVQKSYPHDAIRGDNKPAEYQRIYMESSGSLSTATFEWTGDGKCASLKPRCTAQLHLKQNIIHGNWGSLIALASIRLGFQA, encoded by the coding sequence ATGGCAAAACCTACGAAAGTTGACACTATTGATGAAAACTTACAATCCAAAGTTGCAGAGTCAACTTTGGATGGCAAAACGGCTGTCTTGGAAAACCTGTCTCGGCAATTATTTgtaactggaaattactctgATGTTACCTTGGTAGTTGCCGAGAAACGCTACCCGGCCCACAAGGCGATCTTAGCCGCATCCAGTCCATACTTCCAGCGAATGTTCTATGGCAGTTTTTGGAAGGAAGGCAGTAGTAGCGAGGTAACGCTGGTAGAAATACCAAGTTGTGAAGAAGCCTTTGAgacgttcttgagatatttctaCAGCGGTTCAGTAACTGTAACTAATGCGACTGTAATTCCTATTGTAACTTTAGCTGATAAGTATGATGTACAAAGTCTCAAAAATACATGTTCGAAGTATATGGTAAACATGCTTTATAACAAAGGAGATTTTGAGGCAGCTTTGGGATGGGTAACATTCGCTGAACAAATGAGAATGCATGTTCTGCAACTAAAGTGTTACGATATGATTTGCTTTGAATTTGACAAAGCATCCTATCTCACCAGCTGGCTTTTATTATCATTAGAGCAGATTTTGACCatactgaaaagatcagatattgTAGCTTCCAATGAGTTCACCGTATATCAGGCTGTCGAAAAATGGTTACTAGGCCATACCATCACAGTAAAAGAAGTCAGAAGTGTTCTCTCACATATACGATTCAAAAACATGACTGTTGACCATTTGTGTCAAGTCGAAAAGTCTCAGTTAGTGTCTCTCGATGTGTGCAAAGAAAATCATTTACTGGCTCTATGCTTATCCAGAGCTTTTAGATATTTGGCAGTTCAAAAGTCCTATCCACATGATGCAATTAGAGGTGATAATAAGCCAGCAGAATATCAGCGAATTTACATGGAAAGCAGTGGGTCTCTATCGACTGCAACATTCGAGTGGACTGGGGATGGAAAATGTGCGAGCTTAAAACCTAGATGCACAGCACAGTTACATCTGAAACAGAATATTAtacatgggaattggggaagttTGATAGCTCTAGCAAGTATCAGGTTAGGTTTCCAAGCGTAA
- the LOC140157917 gene encoding histamine H4 receptor-like: MWFNVILTSGGNLLTVIAFLRDRNIYSKPANLLILNLAFADLKVGLVSLPLFNLWWHYGDWIFGEYVCKWWVIVDYTATLESMIAILLISWDRLWMVRNIQSYVQNQTRQKVVVIILISWILTYSYYIVTVLLLEPITGKRNIDYTSDCDFPPNYYLSFTIFEVMTQFTIPVLALSYFNLGVFYVIRKRAKVGQVNETSAVGLSATADTLQAVPITPASGNDRLTDIPTNDDDMNARSQRDEDSTSVPKVPKHSLRKDRKAAITLTLLVVTYILCWAPYNVVIILETLSEDIVSKPVASFTEYLLWMNSGINPFLYVATNTQFRNQLKTMFSYGR; the protein is encoded by the coding sequence ATGTGGTTTAACGTAATCTTAACATCAGGTGGTAATCTTCTGACAGTTATTGCGTTCTTACGAGATAGGAACATCTATAGTAAACCAGCTAATTTGCTCATCTTGAATCTGGCTTTTGCCGATTTAAAAGTTGGATTAGTGTCTTTACCATTATTTAACTTATGGTGGCACTACGGAGATTGGATCTTTGGTGAATACGTGTGTAAATGGTGGGTAATCGTGGATTACACCGCTACGCTAGAATCTATGATCGCGATATTGCTGATCAGCTGGGATCGATTATGGATGGTAAGAAACATTCAAAGTTATGTTCAAAACCAAACAAGACAAAAAGTAGTGGTTATAATTCTTATTTCATGGATTCTTACATATTCCTACTACATTGTAACCGTTTTACTTTTGGAGCCAATTACGGGAAAGCGTAACATCGATTACACCAGTGATTGTGATTTTCCTCCAAATTATTACTTAAGCTTCACTATTTTTGAAGTAATGACGCAATTTACGATTCCAGTTTTAGCACTTTCTTATTTCAACCTCGGAGTGTTTTATGTTATTCGTAAGCGAGCGAAAGTTGGGCAAGTTAACGAAACATCGGCTGTTGGCCTGAGTGCGACAGCAGATACATTGCAAGCTGTTCCTATCACTCCAGCGTCTGGTAATGACCGATTGACTGACATACCCACAAATGATGACGACATGAATGCACGATCGCAGCGTGATGAAGATTCAACGAGTGTTCCGAAAGTCCCGAAACATAGTCTTCGTAAAGATCGCAAAGCAGCCATAACTCTGACTTTGTTGGTTGTTACTTATATACTTTGTTGGGCACCCTATAATGTGGTTATTATACTGGAGACTTTATCTGAGGACATTGTTTCTAAACCAGTTGCCTCTTTTACAGAATACTTATTGTGGATGAATTCTGGAATAAACCCGTTTCTCTATGTTGCTACTAATACGCAATTTAGAAACCAGTTAAAGACAATGTTTTCGTATGGAAGATAG
- the LOC140157915 gene encoding uncharacterized protein, which translates to MDHLLAINQLIEKSNEYQLDLCIRFIDYEKAFDSVEHQDLFRALREIGINEGYVCILEDIYTDATSRIHLDTDVSKIVKISRGVRQGDTLSPKIFTAAMEAILKNYLWMKEESMLMEKN; encoded by the coding sequence ATGGACCATCTACTTGCAATAAACCAACTCATAGAAAAGTCAAACGAATACCAACTTGACTTATGTATTAGATTCATTGATTACGAGAAAGCATTTGATTCCGTAGAACATCAGGATCTCTTCCGAGCACTGAGAGAAATAGGAATAAATGAAGGGTATGTTTGTATTCTGGAGGATATATACACAGATGCAACATCTCGAATCCATCTGGATACTGACGTTtctaaaattgttaaaatatccAGAGGAGTTAGACAAGGAGATACGTTGTCACCAAAGATATTCACTGCAGCTATGGAGGCTATCTTAAAAAACTACCTTTGGATGAAAGAGGAATCAATGTTGATGGAGAAAAATTAA
- the LOC140157916 gene encoding BTB/POZ domain-containing protein 17-like has protein sequence MAKPTKVDTLDENLQSKVAESTLDDKTAVLENLSQQLYVTGNYFDVTLVVAEKRYPVHKAILAASSPYFQLMFYGGTWKEGSSGEVKLVETPSCEEAFEMFLRYFYSGTVTVTNKTVISIVTLADKYDVQSLKDTCTKYMVDMLYNKGDVEAALGWVTFADQMSMHDLQQKCYDLICFDFDKACNLTSWLSLSLEQIVTILERSDIVVYNEYTVFQAVEKWLLGHSVTEKEVKSVLSHIRFKNMTVDYLCQVEKSQLASLHVCKENHLLTLCLSSAFRYLAIQKSYPHYAIVRGDNKPEEYQRIYMESSGSLSVAAFEGTGNGKCASLKPTCTFSSETEYYKWELGKFDSSGKYQVRLPSVSRVGSRPTYSHFHRREISETLDLYSDLPEDICIKLALFMRNKAGHTIEAISGSFVTQIPEENGQIIVEFPEHGSTSNPEFAPHDVMYSFSIEEV, from the coding sequence ATGGCAAAACCTACGAAAGTTGACACTCTTGATGAAAACTTACAATCAAAAGTTGCAGAGTCAACTTTGGATGACAAAACAGCTGTCTTGGAAAACCTGTCTCAACAATTATATGTGACTGGAAATTACTTTGATGTTACCTTGGTAGTTGCCGAGAAACGCTACCCGGTCCACAAGGCCATCTTAGCCGCATCCAGTCCCTATTTCCAGCTAATGTTCTATGGCGGCACTTGGAAGGAAGGCAGTAGTGGCGAGGTAAAGCTGGTAGAAACACCAAGTTGTGAAGAAGCCTTCGAGAtgttcttgagatatttctaCAGCGGTACAGTGACTGTAACTAATAAGACTGTAATTTCTATAGTAACTTTAGCTGATAAGTACGATGTACAAAGTCTCAAAGATACTTGTACGAAGTATATGGTAGATATGCTTTATAACAAAGGTGATGTTGAGGCAGCTTTGGGGTGGGTAACATTCGCTGATCAAATGAGTATGCATGATTTGCAACAAAAGTGTTACGATCTGATTTGCTTTGATTTTGACAAAGCATGCAATCTCACCAGCTGGCTTTCATTATCATTAGAGCAGATTGTGACCATATTAGAAAGATCAGATATCGTAGTTTACAATGAGTACACTGTATTTCAGGCTGTCGAAAAATGGCTTTTAGGTCATTCCGTCACAGAAAAAGAAGTCAAAAGCGTTCTCTCACACATACGATTCAAAAACATGACTGTAGACTATTTGTGTCAAGTCGAAAAGTCTCAGTTAGCGTCTCTCCATGTGTGCAAAGAAAATCACTTACTGACTCTATGCCTATCCAGCGCTTTTAGATATTTGGCAATTCAAAAGTCTTATCCACATTATGCAATTGTTAGAGGTGATAATAAGCCAGAAGAATATCAGCGAATTTACATGGAAAGCAGTGGGTCTCTATCAGTCGCCGCATTCGAGGGGACTGGGAATGGAAAATGTGCGAGCTTAAAACCTACATGTACGTTTTCATCTGAAACAGAGTATTACAAATGGGAATTGGGGAAGTTTGATAGCTCTGGCAAGTATCAGGTTAGGCTTCCAAGCGTAAGTAGAGTTGGCAGTAGGCCTACGTACTCGCATTTTCATCGTCGCGAGATCTCAGAGACCCTTGATCTGTATTCTGATTTGCCAGAAGACATTTGTATCAAATTGGCCTTGTTCATGCGCAACAAGGCTGGTCACACAATTGAAGCTATAAGCGGCTCATTTGTAACCCAAATTCCTGAAGAAAACGGACAAATAATTGTAGAATTTCCTGAACATGGCAGTACTTCCAATCCTGAATTCGCACCTCATGATGTCATGTACTCTTTTTCAATTGAGGAAGTTTGA